From Blattabacterium cuenoti, a single genomic window includes:
- the pheS gene encoding phenylalanine--tRNA ligase subunit alpha: MDKKIEKIKGEIKCFHIKTYNDLETFRIKFISKKKGIITSLFKELKKISIYKKKIYGKIINELKKEVQNKINIFQSQNNNDKILKFDPTVPGKSIEIGGLHPLSIIKNRIIDIFMKIGFTYVYGPEIEDDWHNFTALNIPIYHPSRDMQDTFFLCKNPDILLRTHTSSVQIRYMKKHKPPFRVLSIGKVYRNETISSRSNFMFHQTEGFYIDKKVSFYDLKQTIDYLITSIFGKVKIRFRPSYFPFTEPSAEVDIYCNNGWIEIMGCGMIDPQVLKNVNINSETYSGFAFGLGIERLALIIYQIKDIRIYFNNDIRFLKQFKNEF; encoded by the coding sequence ATGGATAAAAAAATCGAAAAAATTAAAGGAGAAATTAAATGTTTTCATATTAAAACATACAATGATTTAGAAACATTTAGAATTAAATTTATAAGTAAAAAAAAGGGAATTATAACAAGTTTATTTAAAGAATTAAAAAAAATTTCCATTTATAAAAAAAAAATTTACGGAAAAATTATTAATGAATTAAAAAAAGAAGTTCAAAATAAAATAAATATTTTTCAATCCCAAAATAATAATGATAAAATATTAAAGTTTGATCCGACTGTCCCGGGAAAATCAATAGAAATTGGAGGACTACATCCATTGTCTATTATAAAAAATAGAATCATAGATATTTTTATGAAAATTGGATTTACTTATGTATATGGACCTGAAATTGAAGATGATTGGCATAATTTTACGGCTTTAAATATTCCAATTTATCATCCGTCTAGAGATATGCAAGATACATTTTTTTTGTGTAAAAATCCAGATATCTTGTTAAGAACACATACTTCCTCTGTGCAAATACGGTACATGAAAAAACATAAACCGCCATTTCGTGTATTGTCCATTGGAAAAGTATATAGAAATGAAACGATATCATCACGTTCAAATTTTATGTTTCATCAAACGGAAGGATTTTATATAGACAAAAAAGTTTCTTTTTATGATTTAAAACAAACGATTGATTATTTAATCACTTCTATTTTTGGAAAAGTTAAGATTAGATTTCGTCCTTCTTATTTTCCATTCACAGAACCTAGTGCTGAAGTAGATATATATTGTAATAATGGATGGATCGAAATTATGGGTTGTGGAATGATAGACCCCCAAGTTTTGAAAAATGTAAATATAAATTCAGAAACTTATTCTGGATTTGCTTTTGGATTGGGAATTGAACGTTTAGCTCTAATAATTTATCAAATAAAAGATATTAGAATTTATTTTAATAATGATATTCGTTTTTTAAAACAATTTAAAAATGAATTTTAG
- a CDS encoding CvpA family protein, translating to MLDIIIVILVLYGGYHGYKKGLISQFLIFMIFFILIFKGFYIYNFVQEILKNMNIVHKKSYIFIIYSVIISLFLIIFMSFITKKIIEFIMIITWMRPIDKLGGGILGMIKYFFCISICILFIKEANQKIDLFSDENFLKNSFEKKFQFFFYQKESFFNKLKELYFKFYEF from the coding sequence ATGTTAGATATAATTATTGTAATCCTAGTTTTATATGGAGGATATCATGGATATAAAAAAGGATTAATTTCTCAATTTTTAATATTTATGATATTTTTTATATTGATTTTTAAAGGGTTTTATATTTATAATTTTGTACAAGAAATATTAAAAAATATGAATATAGTACACAAAAAATCATATATTTTTATAATATATTCTGTAATCATTTCACTTTTTTTGATTATTTTTATGTCTTTTATAACTAAAAAAATAATAGAATTCATAATGATTATCACATGGATGAGACCTATAGATAAATTGGGAGGAGGAATATTAGGCATGATTAAATATTTTTTTTGTATTTCAATATGTATTCTTTTTATAAAAGAAGCAAATCAAAAAATAGATCTTTTTTCTGATGAAAATTTCTTGAAAAATTCCTTTGAAAAAAAATTTCAATTTTTTTTCTATCAAAAAGAATCTTTTTTTAATAAATTAAAAGAATTATATTTTAAATTTTATGAATTTTAG
- a CDS encoding Mrp/NBP35 family ATP-binding protein: protein MKKKVEKALENVIIIDNRNIVESGWVKKIDFINNEIIIYLSLSNPAMHIKNKLIRNISHSIKNKNILYPVRIKIEIKSDPKIKPVIKNIIAIASGKGGVGKSTIATNIAVTLVQMGFHVGLLDADIYGPSIPLMFHINEESVNLQHKNGIMIPITSYGVKIISIGFFSHHGEAIVWRGPMVTKVLRQFLHETNWGELDFLIVDLPPGTGDIHLSLLEEITIKGIVMVSTSQKIALSDVHRSIGMFRIRSIYAPILGIIENMSYVFSKKTKDKSYFFGKNGVIDFSKKMNLFFLGEIPMLQEIREYSDLGIPVVLKNKDVQNIFRNISKNIINQLSQ, encoded by the coding sequence ATGAAAAAAAAAGTTGAAAAAGCGTTAGAAAATGTTATAATTATCGATAATAGAAATATTGTTGAATCTGGATGGGTCAAAAAGATAGATTTTATTAATAATGAAATAATAATCTATTTGAGTTTATCCAATCCTGCTATGCATATAAAAAATAAACTAATCAGAAATATTTCCCATTCTATAAAAAATAAAAATATTTTATATCCAGTACGGATTAAAATAGAAATCAAATCAGATCCCAAAATAAAACCTGTAATAAAAAATATAATAGCTATAGCATCTGGAAAAGGAGGAGTAGGAAAATCTACAATCGCAACAAATATTGCTGTTACTTTAGTTCAAATGGGTTTTCATGTTGGATTATTAGATGCAGATATTTATGGCCCTTCTATTCCATTAATGTTTCATATTAATGAAGAATCTGTTAATTTACAACATAAAAATGGAATTATGATTCCTATTACTAGTTACGGAGTTAAAATTATATCTATAGGTTTTTTTTCCCATCATGGGGAGGCTATTGTTTGGAGAGGCCCCATGGTTACTAAAGTTTTGAGACAATTTTTGCATGAAACCAATTGGGGAGAATTAGATTTTTTAATTGTAGATTTACCACCAGGAACAGGAGATATTCATTTATCTCTTTTAGAAGAAATTACAATAAAAGGAATTGTGATGGTAAGTACATCTCAAAAGATAGCCTTATCGGATGTACATCGATCTATAGGAATGTTTCGCATTAGATCTATTTATGCTCCCATACTTGGAATTATAGAAAATATGTCTTATGTTTTTTCAAAAAAAACTAAAGATAAAAGCTATTTTTTTGGAAAAAATGGAGTTATAGATTTTTCAAAAAAAATGAATCTTTTTTTTCTTGGAGAAATTCCTATGTTACAAGAAATACGAGAATATTCAGATTTAGGAATTCCTGTTGTTTTAAAAAACAAGGACGTTCAAAATATTTTTCGAAATATTTCGAAAAATATTATTAACCAATTATCTCAATGA
- the der gene encoding ribosome biogenesis GTPase Der: MNYIVSIIGRPNVGKSTLFNRLVGRRKAIVHMTSGVTRDRIYGNSEWNGVKFSVIDTGGFSVSNHNALEKEIQNQIFMAIRESDVILFLVDMKIGILDEDREIAQILRKCQKTILLIVNKVDNVKSIHSNTDFFRLGFEKYHYISAINGSGTGELLDELIEIFEHKLLKKKEEKYEFLPRFSIIGRPNVGKSTLINSFLNKNHHIVTNISGTTRDSLDVFYKKWEYECILVDTPGVRKKSKIKDNIEFYSVMRTLKTIKYADVCFLMVDANRGWEKQDINIFRLVEKNNKGIIILVNKWDLFDKRNFCTQKDYEFIIRKKISPFDNVPIIFISAKNQDGIHNILPIAYQVLKSRKNRLKTNILNKIMLPILKKNPPTTNKKNKYITIKYCTQLPSCTPKFIFFSNYPQYIKESYKRFIENKIRFHFDFIGSPIQIFFRKK; encoded by the coding sequence ATGAATTATATCGTATCTATAATAGGACGTCCTAATGTAGGAAAATCGACTTTGTTTAATCGTCTTGTAGGAAGAAGAAAAGCGATTGTTCATATGACAAGTGGAGTAACAAGAGACCGTATTTATGGAAATTCAGAATGGAATGGAGTCAAATTTTCTGTCATAGATACTGGAGGTTTTTCTGTTTCAAATCATAATGCACTTGAAAAAGAAATCCAAAATCAAATTTTCATGGCTATCAGAGAATCTGATGTTATTTTATTTTTAGTAGATATGAAAATAGGAATATTAGATGAAGATAGAGAAATAGCTCAAATATTAAGAAAATGTCAAAAAACCATTCTATTAATTGTGAATAAAGTAGATAACGTAAAATCTATACACTCTAATACAGATTTTTTCCGTTTAGGATTTGAAAAATATCATTATATATCAGCTATAAATGGGAGTGGAACGGGAGAATTGTTGGATGAATTAATAGAAATATTTGAACATAAGTTATTGAAAAAAAAAGAAGAGAAATATGAATTTCTTCCTCGTTTTTCAATAATAGGACGTCCTAATGTAGGAAAATCGACTTTAATTAATTCTTTTCTAAATAAAAATCATCATATCGTGACAAATATTTCGGGAACAACCAGAGATAGTCTAGATGTATTTTATAAAAAATGGGAATATGAATGTATTTTAGTAGATACACCTGGAGTCAGAAAAAAATCCAAAATCAAAGATAACATTGAATTTTATTCTGTCATGAGAACATTAAAAACAATAAAATATGCGGATGTTTGTTTTTTAATGGTCGATGCAAATCGTGGATGGGAAAAACAAGATATAAATATTTTTAGATTAGTGGAAAAAAATAATAAAGGGATTATAATTCTTGTTAATAAATGGGATTTATTTGATAAAAGAAATTTTTGTACACAAAAAGATTACGAATTTATTATCAGAAAAAAAATTTCTCCATTTGATAATGTTCCCATTATTTTTATATCCGCTAAAAATCAAGATGGAATACACAATATTTTACCCATAGCTTATCAAGTTTTAAAATCCCGTAAAAACAGATTAAAAACGAATATTTTAAATAAAATTATGTTACCAATTTTGAAAAAAAATCCTCCTACTACCAATAAAAAAAATAAATATATAACTATAAAATATTGTACTCAGTTGCCTTCATGCACACCCAAATTTATTTTTTTTTCGAATTATCCTCAATACATAAAAGAATCTTATAAAAGATTTATTGAAAACAAAATTCGTTTTCATTTTGATTTTATAGGATCACCCATACAAATTTTTTTTAGAAAGAAATAA
- a CDS encoding YtxH domain-containing protein, with product MKKVGSFFWGVVLGTMAGLIAGIILYPKKEEKIKNILEKKTEELRNNLQEISKKIVKKVHKIKSDFENKWKKNKVEKIDKDKVEDELGT from the coding sequence ATGAAAAAAGTAGGAAGTTTTTTTTGGGGAGTTGTTTTAGGAACCATGGCTGGTTTAATAGCGGGAATAATATTATATCCAAAAAAAGAGGAAAAAATAAAAAATATATTAGAAAAAAAAACAGAAGAACTAAGAAATAACTTACAAGAAATTAGTAAAAAAATTGTAAAAAAAGTACATAAAATTAAATCGGATTTTGAAAATAAGTGGAAAAAAAATAAAGTAGAAAAAATAGATAAAGATAAAGTAGAAGATGAATTAGGAACTTAA
- a CDS encoding inorganic phosphate transporter: MKLFYPSIIVVLFFLSIFDIIVGLINDAVNFLNSAIGSQVASRRTIMIFASLGILLGAFLSSGMMEVARKGVFDPSYFYFSDVIFIFLAVMISDIILLDVFNTLGLPTSTTVSMVFCLLGSAFSIAMIKMISPFNNEPFHHLTLYIKTEKTLTISMGIFLSIIISFTSGAFIHYFIRYFFSFEYETRLKYVGVIWSAISLSSMTYFLIVKGLHSTLQGFMDENLTGFSLYIQYFIRWIHHNFFIFLFILFSTWAIIAKIFVSLGYNILKFVVLYGTFSLAMAFAGNDLVNFIGIPIASLQSYNIWKESGSPPAEKFNMKSLSGNVKVPSSVLIFAGMIMILTLWFSKKTKNITSTEINLSRQNEGPEKFLSNSFSRGIVRFFLYLGNHLFKLFPKRFLVKIEKNFKQKKIQKEENIAFDLVRASANLTISSILISIATVQKLPLSTTFVTFMVSMGTSLSDRAWDRESAVYRVSGVLKVIRGWFLTGLIAFTMAGITAIFLYFFQAWALSFIIFLILFVFYRSYKNYNKIQNQKKEEKPFLGIENLTLETTLSKTFDIIKPMLEYIENIYKNSIEGITQENLKTLHKSRNNFLKVKENYADIHNSLIKVIRKTKNREPIAGIFYLHIYNKIKEIIESSDIITNHTLFHVINSHKPLKYKQKKNLLILELLMMEHFNIIKKITIDENYKKIQFSCMIQNQIIKKIEEQMNQQVMGIINKRYGTKNTLLMLDILLQSKKITENIENIIILYHKSLSHISSKKDASFLAF; encoded by the coding sequence ATGAAACTTTTTTATCCCTCAATTATAGTGGTTCTTTTTTTCTTATCTATATTTGATATTATTGTTGGTTTAATTAATGATGCCGTTAATTTTCTAAATTCTGCTATTGGATCTCAAGTAGCTTCCCGTCGAACTATTATGATTTTTGCTAGTTTGGGAATTTTATTAGGTGCTTTTTTATCTAGTGGAATGATGGAGGTCGCTAGAAAAGGAGTATTTGATCCTTCTTATTTCTATTTTTCAGATGTTATTTTTATTTTTTTAGCAGTTATGATATCCGATATTATTTTACTAGATGTTTTTAACACTTTGGGTTTACCAACTTCAACTACAGTATCTATGGTTTTTTGTTTATTAGGGTCAGCTTTCAGCATAGCCATGATAAAAATGATTTCTCCGTTCAATAATGAACCATTTCATCATTTAACTTTATATATTAAAACGGAGAAAACATTGACCATTAGTATGGGGATTTTTTTATCTATTATCATTTCTTTTACTTCCGGTGCTTTTATCCATTATTTTATTCGTTATTTTTTTAGTTTTGAATATGAAACGAGATTAAAATATGTAGGAGTAATATGGAGTGCCATTTCATTGAGTAGTATGACTTATTTTCTAATTGTGAAAGGATTGCATAGTACTTTACAGGGATTTATGGATGAAAATTTAACAGGATTTTCCTTATATATTCAATACTTCATCAGGTGGATTCACCATAATTTTTTTATTTTTTTATTTATATTATTTTCAACATGGGCTATTATAGCAAAGATATTTGTTTCTTTAGGATATAACATATTAAAATTTGTTGTATTATATGGTACTTTTTCTTTAGCTATGGCTTTTGCAGGAAATGATTTGGTCAATTTTATTGGAATTCCTATAGCGAGTTTACAATCATATAATATATGGAAAGAATCAGGTAGTCCTCCTGCTGAAAAGTTCAATATGAAAAGTTTATCTGGAAATGTAAAAGTACCATCTTCCGTTTTAATTTTTGCAGGAATGATTATGATATTGACTCTTTGGTTTTCCAAAAAAACAAAAAATATTACAAGTACAGAAATCAATTTAAGTAGACAAAACGAAGGACCAGAAAAATTTTTATCCAATTCCTTTTCTAGAGGAATTGTTCGATTTTTTTTATATTTAGGAAATCATTTATTTAAATTATTTCCCAAAAGATTTTTGGTAAAAATAGAAAAAAACTTTAAACAAAAAAAAATACAAAAAGAAGAAAATATCGCTTTTGATTTAGTTAGAGCTTCTGCTAATTTAACTATATCCAGCATTTTGATATCTATAGCTACAGTTCAAAAACTTCCATTATCGACAACTTTTGTGACTTTTATGGTATCTATGGGGACGTCTCTTTCAGATAGGGCTTGGGATAGAGAAAGTGCTGTTTATAGAGTTTCAGGGGTATTAAAAGTCATAAGAGGATGGTTTTTAACAGGTTTAATTGCCTTTACTATGGCAGGAATCACGGCCATTTTTTTATACTTTTTTCAAGCATGGGCTTTATCCTTTATTATTTTTTTGATTTTATTTGTTTTTTATAGGAGTTATAAAAACTATAATAAAATACAAAATCAAAAAAAAGAGGAAAAACCGTTTTTGGGTATAGAAAACCTTACTTTAGAGACTACTTTAAGCAAAACTTTCGATATTATAAAACCGATGCTTGAATATATTGAGAATATATACAAAAATAGTATAGAAGGTATTACTCAAGAAAATTTAAAAACTCTTCATAAAAGTCGTAATAATTTTTTAAAAGTAAAAGAAAACTATGCAGATATACATAATTCTCTAATTAAAGTGATTAGAAAAACGAAAAATCGCGAACCAATTGCTGGAATTTTTTATCTACATATATACAATAAAATTAAAGAAATTATTGAATCTTCGGATATTATAACGAATCATACATTATTTCATGTTATCAATAGCCATAAACCTTTAAAATATAAACAAAAAAAGAATTTACTTATACTTGAGCTTCTTATGATGGAACATTTCAATATCATAAAAAAAATCACAATAGATGAAAATTATAAGAAAATTCAATTTTCTTGTATGATACAAAATCAAATTATCAAAAAAATTGAGGAGCAAATGAATCAACAAGTAATGGGAATCATAAATAAGAGATATGGAACGAAAAACACTTTATTGATGTTAGACATTCTTTTACAATCCAAAAAAATAACGGAAAACATAGAAAATATTATCATATTGTATCACAAGTCTTTATCCCATATTTCCTCCAAAAAAGACGCATCTTTTTTAGCTTTTTAG
- the ruvA gene encoding Holliday junction branch migration protein RuvA, which produces MITYLRGKLVEKNQSYLIIDCHGIGYHIHISSYTYYSLLEIEGKDICIYTYLFIKENQHVLYGFFGQKERKIFSDLISVNGIGPSSAIILLSSMTPYEIEKSISQEEIKVFKKVKGIGTKTAQRIIMELKDKIIKDIIPIKEKNVKPLENTSYLIKKEALSALSVLGFSHQEAKKVIDDIWDENPIFSVENLIKESLKRIVKS; this is translated from the coding sequence GTGATAACGTATTTAAGAGGCAAGTTAGTAGAGAAAAATCAATCTTATTTAATCATAGATTGTCATGGAATAGGATATCATATTCATATATCCTCATACACCTATTATTCTTTGTTAGAAATAGAAGGAAAAGATATATGCATATATACTTATCTATTTATAAAAGAAAACCAACATGTTTTGTATGGTTTTTTTGGTCAAAAAGAAAGGAAAATATTTTCTGATTTGATATCCGTCAATGGAATAGGTCCAAGTTCTGCTATCATATTATTATCTTCTATGACTCCATATGAAATAGAAAAATCTATATCTCAAGAAGAGATAAAAGTATTTAAAAAAGTGAAAGGAATTGGAACAAAAACAGCTCAAAGAATTATTATGGAACTAAAAGATAAAATTATTAAAGATATTATTCCTATAAAAGAAAAAAACGTAAAACCATTGGAAAATACATCTTATTTAATAAAAAAAGAAGCTTTAAGTGCTTTAAGTGTACTTGGATTTTCTCATCAAGAGGCTAAAAAAGTTATAGATGATATTTGGGATGAAAATCCAATATTTTCTGTAGAAAACCTCATTAAAGAGTCTTTAAAAAGAATTGTAAAATCATAA
- a CDS encoding purine-nucleoside phosphorylase — protein sequence MSMTMTLEKSKQYIQNKIKEKPDFGILLLENQFDQLIEEIKNPICISYEEIPFFSKKKLYGKFLFGKIEDKNVVFLIEPFYEKNRKNNFSVLLCKNIGIDKLILINISGRVNPNYKMGDIMLIKDHINFFPECSNINKFTKNRFFEITEPYDKKMIEIAENIAMNHNIIIQKGIYVAYPYPNYKTYAEHAMIRSMGGDSVGMNIITDVIIARYINLRVFAISIMGEHMGKQVNNSNHDDKMNSYKSFCYQETEKSISILILIVKEFIKLCL from the coding sequence ATGTCAATGACTATGACTTTAGAAAAATCAAAACAATATATACAAAACAAAATCAAAGAAAAACCTGATTTTGGAATTTTATTATTAGAAAATCAATTCGATCAACTAATAGAAGAAATTAAAAATCCTATATGTATTTCTTATGAAGAAATTCCCTTTTTTTCTAAAAAAAAATTATATGGAAAATTTTTATTCGGTAAAATAGAAGATAAAAATGTAGTTTTTTTAATAGAACCTTTTTATGAAAAGAATAGAAAAAACAATTTCTCCGTTCTATTGTGTAAAAATATAGGAATAGATAAATTAATATTGATTAATATTTCTGGTAGAGTTAATCCCAACTACAAAATGGGAGATATTATGTTGATTAAGGATCATATTAATTTTTTTCCGGAATGTTCTAATATAAATAAATTTACAAAAAATAGATTTTTTGAAATTACAGAGCCATATGATAAAAAAATGATAGAAATTGCAGAAAATATTGCAATGAATCATAATATCATTATTCAAAAAGGAATATATGTTGCTTATCCTTACCCTAATTATAAAACTTATGCAGAACATGCCATGATACGATCTATGGGAGGAGATAGTGTAGGTATGAATATTATAACAGATGTCATAATAGCTAGATATATAAATTTACGAGTATTTGCTATATCTATTATGGGAGAACATATGGGAAAACAGGTTAATAATTCTAATCATGACGATAAAATGAATTCTTATAAGTCATTTTGTTATCAAGAAACAGAAAAATCTATATCTATATTAATACTAATAGTAAAAGAATTTATAAAACTTTGTTTATAA
- the murB gene encoding UDP-N-acetylmuramate dehydrogenase, producing the protein MFIKKNFSLKKFNTFGINVYARYFVEVKSIEEIQKIFDIYPYVSKLFLGNGSNILFLKSYYPGLVIKMGIKGKKVIKENDDQVVVQAFAGENWNEFVNWTIKKGFSGLENLSFIPGTVGAAPIQNIGAYGAEVKDTLIKVQAYETNKRKIRELTRQECQLKYRYSFFKDPHYRNQFMIVSVFFILKKKYKQLNTSYVEIQKELENMNIKTPTINDLSQAIFNIRQKKLPNPKKIGNAGSFFQNPVVEKLYFEKMKHQYPTIIGYHISNHKVRLSANSLIQNMKWKRNKIGNVGIYEKKPIILLNYGKATGIDIFSFSEKITKNIKKKFGISLSREVIVIQ; encoded by the coding sequence ATGTTTATTAAAAAAAATTTTTCTCTAAAAAAATTTAATACATTTGGAATAAATGTTTATGCTCGTTATTTTGTAGAAGTGAAAAGTATAGAAGAAATACAAAAAATTTTCGATATATATCCATATGTTTCAAAACTTTTTTTAGGAAATGGAAGTAATATTCTTTTTTTAAAAAGTTATTATCCAGGATTAGTCATAAAAATGGGAATAAAGGGAAAGAAAGTCATTAAGGAAAATGACGATCAAGTCGTTGTTCAAGCTTTTGCTGGAGAAAATTGGAATGAATTTGTAAACTGGACAATAAAAAAAGGATTTAGTGGTTTAGAAAATTTATCATTTATTCCTGGTACAGTTGGAGCCGCTCCCATTCAAAACATTGGAGCATATGGAGCAGAAGTTAAAGACACTTTAATCAAAGTGCAAGCATATGAAACAAACAAAAGAAAAATAAGAGAATTAACACGTCAAGAATGTCAATTAAAATATCGTTATTCTTTCTTTAAAGATCCTCATTATAGAAATCAATTTATGATTGTATCTGTTTTTTTTATTTTAAAAAAAAAATATAAACAATTAAATACATCTTATGTGGAAATTCAAAAAGAATTAGAAAATATGAACATCAAAACGCCGACTATTAACGATTTAAGTCAGGCTATTTTTAATATTAGACAAAAAAAACTTCCCAATCCTAAAAAAATTGGAAATGCTGGTAGTTTTTTTCAAAATCCTGTAGTAGAAAAATTGTATTTTGAAAAAATGAAACATCAATATCCAACTATTATAGGTTATCATATTTCTAATCATAAAGTCAGATTGTCTGCTAATTCATTAATTCAAAATATGAAATGGAAAAGAAATAAAATTGGAAATGTAGGAATATATGAAAAAAAACCTATTATTTTGCTAAATTATGGAAAAGCTACTGGAATAGATATATTTTCTTTTTCAGAAAAAATAACAAAAAATATAAAAAAAAAGTTTGGTATTTCTTTATCAAGAGAAGTAATTGTCATACAATAA
- a CDS encoding long-chain-fatty-acid--protein ligase yields MNFREKIFSISSKQEFDNLTWDIFHYQINNNKIYKTYLQRLGINPFEIKNISKIPFLPISFFKTHRILNSNVMDSYDIIFSSSGTTGIKSKHYVKDLNVYLDSIIKSFEFFYGPIEKFKFLGFFPIDRKNSSLIYMVKYFIKKTYKNGSHFVPYTSYQDIHLIPHQNDKNIFIFGLSFSLLDFIEKNNKMKQTKHKNEIIIMETGGMKGKRKEIIREELHNLLKDFFCVKEIHSEYGMTELLSQAYAKKNGIFQCPPWMKIYIRDTEDPLIHIDNNRIGGIDVIDLSNYLSCPFVSTEDLGKKINYNKFEVLGRIDFSEIRGCNTMDP; encoded by the coding sequence ATGAATTTTAGAGAAAAAATTTTCTCGATATCTTCAAAACAAGAATTCGATAATTTGACATGGGATATATTCCATTATCAAATTAATAATAATAAAATTTATAAAACTTATCTTCAACGCTTAGGGATAAATCCATTTGAAATAAAAAATATTTCTAAAATTCCTTTTTTACCTATTTCTTTTTTTAAAACACATCGTATTTTGAATAGTAATGTAATGGATTCTTATGATATCATTTTTAGTAGCAGCGGAACCACTGGAATAAAAAGTAAACATTATGTAAAAGATTTGAATGTTTATCTTGATAGTATTATAAAAAGTTTTGAATTTTTTTATGGTCCTATAGAAAAGTTTAAGTTTTTAGGATTTTTTCCTATAGATAGAAAAAATTCTTCTTTAATTTATATGGTCAAATATTTCATAAAAAAAACATATAAAAATGGAAGTCATTTTGTTCCCTATACTTCTTATCAAGATATCCATCTTATTCCTCATCAAAATGATAAAAATATTTTCATTTTTGGACTTAGTTTCTCTTTATTGGATTTTATAGAAAAAAATAATAAAATGAAACAAACTAAACATAAAAATGAAATCATAATTATGGAAACAGGAGGGATGAAGGGAAAAAGAAAAGAAATTATTCGAGAAGAATTACACAATCTTTTGAAAGATTTTTTTTGTGTAAAGGAAATTCATTCTGAATATGGAATGACAGAATTACTTTCTCAAGCATATGCGAAAAAAAACGGTATATTTCAATGTCCTCCTTGGATGAAAATATATATAAGAGATACTGAAGATCCTTTGATCCATATTGATAATAATAGAATAGGAGGAATCGATGTTATCGATTTATCGAATTATTTATCTTGTCCTTTTGTTTCTACCGAAGATTTGGGAAAAAAAATAAATTATAATAAATTCGAAGTGTTAGGAAGAATAGATTTTTCGGAAATACGGGGATGTAACACGATGGATCCCTAA
- the rlmB gene encoding 23S rRNA (guanosine(2251)-2'-O)-methyltransferase RlmB: protein MKKLEIVYGIHPLIEAIMAKKTIKKLFFQKGLRQGSSAYKKLINLSKKEHISTQTVSKQKFYQLKNKNHQGVFGITYPIETFHIENLLPLFYKKGKNPLLIILDRITDVRNFGSIIRTSACAGVDAIIIPKKYTSMIGSDAIKTSSGALFKIPICQEKNILNTIKFLTNSGLKIVSATEKSNIYWYNIDFSGPTALILGNEEKGISSKYLKISYEKAKIPSIKGISSLNVSVACGVILYEIFRQRKYQSKIHF from the coding sequence ATGAAAAAATTAGAAATTGTTTATGGAATACATCCATTAATCGAAGCAATTATGGCTAAAAAAACAATTAAAAAGCTTTTTTTTCAAAAAGGATTGAGACAAGGATCAAGTGCTTACAAAAAATTAATAAATCTTTCCAAAAAAGAGCATATTTCCACTCAAACCGTTTCAAAACAAAAATTTTATCAATTAAAAAATAAAAATCATCAAGGAGTTTTTGGTATTACTTATCCTATAGAAACTTTTCATATAGAAAATTTACTTCCTCTTTTTTATAAAAAAGGGAAAAATCCACTTTTAATAATTTTAGATCGAATTACAGATGTCAGAAATTTTGGATCTATTATACGAACTTCGGCATGTGCAGGAGTAGATGCTATTATTATTCCAAAAAAATACACATCCATGATTGGATCTGATGCAATTAAAACTTCTTCAGGTGCTTTATTTAAGATTCCAATATGTCAAGAAAAAAATATATTGAATACAATCAAATTTTTGACGAATTCTGGATTAAAAATCGTTTCTGCTACAGAAAAATCCAATATATATTGGTATAATATTGATTTTTCCGGTCCAACAGCTTTAATATTGGGAAACGAAGAAAAAGGAATTTCTTCCAAATATTTAAAAATTTCCTACGAAAAAGCAAAAATTCCATCAATAAAAGGGATTTCATCTTTAAACGTATCTGTTGCTTGTGGTGTTATATTATATGAAATTTTTAGACAAAGAAAGTATCAATCTAAAATTCATTTTTAA